One Mugil cephalus isolate CIBA_MC_2020 chromosome 8, CIBA_Mcephalus_1.1, whole genome shotgun sequence genomic window carries:
- the LOC125012534 gene encoding UDP-glucuronosyltransferase 2B31-like isoform X2, whose protein sequence is MYQLTLVTLAVLLCSTTYANGGKVLVYPVDGSHWVNMNVIIEELHSRGHEITVLRPYDAWYIKEDSPHYKCITMTSSAGFDKDRFGSFVMRMVNIRRQGAAFWTRLSLEYELVDQFYQMNKQVLKMIQEVFEDKKLIKALHDAKYDLFLTDPAVGAGVLLGHRLGLPLVFNVRWTIQGEGHQAIAPSPLSYVPIPGSELTDKMTFTQRIKNMMYYFFTCFQIWYVTDSTYTPFVKHYFGSDVHYMELFQAADIWLMRNDFTFEFPRPTMPNVVYMSGFQCKPAKPLPKELEDFVQSSGEHGVIVMTLGTLVEKLPGDFAEDIAAAFAQLPQKVIWRHTGKRPSTLGNNTLILDWLPQNDLLGHPKTRVFVAHGGTNGIQEAIYHGVPLVGLPLMFDQPDNFFRMKARGVAKVLDIATVNKDNFLEALKEVLYEPSYNKNMKTLSSLHRDQPMKPLDKAMFWIEFVMRHKGAPHLRTESYKMSRIQYYSIDVIAFLLAVILLIFTIFIFAVRLLWRTVFCRKKVKKE, encoded by the coding sequence ATGTATCAACTGACCCTGGTGACACTTGCAGTATTGCTCTGCTCTACAACCTATGCAAATGGAGGCAAAGTTCTGGTATACCCTGTGGATGGAAGCCACTGGGTTAACATGAATGTCATCATTGAGGAACTTCACTCCAGGGGCCACGAAATCACAGTGTTGCGGCCATATGATGCCTGGTACATCAAGGAAGACTCACCACACTACAAATGCATTACCATGACTTCCTCTGCTGGTTTTGATAAGGATCGCTTTGGCTCATTTGTAATGAGAATGGTGAACATTCGGCGCCAGGGTGCTGCATTTTGGACTCGACTATCGTTGGAGTATGAACTCGTGGACCAGTTCTATCAGATGAATAAGCAAGTACTTAAGATGATACAAGAGGTGTTTGAGGATAAGAAACTCATAAAGGCCCTCCACGATGCCAAATATGATTTGTTTCTTACGGACCCTGCGGTTGGAGCAGGGGTTCTTCTGGGTCATCGTCTGGGTCTTCCTCTCGTCTTTAATGTTCGATGGACCATTCAGGGTGAGGGGCATCAAGCAATTGCACCTTCCCCACTTTCTTATGTTCCCATACCAGGGTCAGAGCTGACCGACAAGATGACTTTTACCCAGAGGATCAAGAACATGATGTACTATTTCTTCACATGCTTTCAAATTTGGTATGTCACAGATTCAACCTACACGCCATTTGTCAAACATTACTTCGGTAGTGATGTACATTACATGGAGTTGTTTCAGGCGGCGGATATCTGGCTGATGAGAAACGATTTCACCTTTGAGTTCCCACGACCTACAATGCCAAACGTTGTCTACATGTCAGGATTTCAGTGCAAACCTGCCAAGCCTCTGCCTAAAGAACTAGAGGATTTTGTGCAGAGCTCTGGTGAACACGGTGTCATTGTGATGACGTTGGGAACCTTAGTGGAAAAGCTTCCTGGCGACTTTGCTGAGGACATTGCCGCTGCTTTTGCCCAACTTCCTCAGAAGGTTATCTGGAGGCACACAGGCAAAAGGCCATCCACACTTGGCAACAATACCTTAATCTTGGACTGGCTACCCCAAAACGACCTTCTGGGTCACCCCAAGACCAGAGTGTTTGTGGCTCACGGAGGCACCAATGGAATCCAGGAGGCCATCTATCACGGTGTCCCCCTCGTCGGCCTGCCCCTCATGTTTGATCAACCAGACAACTTCTTCAGGATGAAAGCCAGGGGTGTGGCCAAAGTCCTTGACATTGCAACTGTGAACAAAGACAACTTCCTAGAGGCACTGAAAGAGGTGCTTTATGAACCATCCTACAACAAGAACATGAAGACACTGTCCAGTCTGCACAGAGATCAGCCCATGAAACCACTGGACAAAGCCATGTTCTGGATCGAGTTTGTCATGAGGCACAAAGGAGCCCCGCACTTAAGGACTGAGTCTTACAAGATGTCCAGGATACAGTACTACTCAATAGATGTGATTGCTTTTCTGCTTGCAGTTATTTTGCTcatatttactatatttatttttgcagtaaGGCTTCTGTGGCGGACGgtattttgcagaaaaaaggtaaaaaaggAATGA
- the sh2d3cb gene encoding SH2 domain containing 3Cb isoform X2, producing the protein MRSGGGQSSGLWSAAVRFVGLLREEMCEVGNADSPSFRCGEAETMGSRQNTRDGGGEYVKFSKENLWLDPPSDKLRKQLEEELKLSAANLKSHAWYHGCIPWEVSESLVVNHGDFLIRDSRSSQGDFVLTSRWEHKTFHFLIKKTMVHSSETYTRFQYSLDGETFDSLPALVHFYVGGRAALTQWSGAKIHQPVNRILPLSHLEMAFSTTVSPPSGHRGRRSGSVEGEDRLCPRSPSCLRQREADFNREKDGQRMAEESYLSTPYNHTSHSRSPSSSRETSVTLSPPSPNSTLHTQRLDTPQPHQNLVSTCSDTDGSCYTELYPGTQSYVDRLRVEEGSSAIDPLRAEDGNVYFSPVVETVSCFKPSGYHSQLMPKNNKPLEVGILRRVKELLAEVDPSTAAKHITKADCMVARILEVTPEVQRMMGVNSGMELLTLPHGQQLRLDLLERFQTMAIMLAVDVLGCTGTNEERASLLHKMIQIAAELKSTMGNMFGFAAVMKALELPQVSRLDQTWMVLRQRHTEAAILYEKTLRPFMKSLNDGRESCPLSNTTFPHVLPLLTLLEKSMAMSEGTEPWETVEVGVDVVMFHLGAARTIAQLGGIYRSNAESKLQGFQEQAEVLELFLTDFQMRLLWGSRGAEENQALRYSKFDQVLTALSNKLEPPVRRH; encoded by the exons TCGTCAGAACACGCGAGATGGTGGTGGAGAATATGTGAAG TTCTCCAAGGAGAACCTCTGGTTGGACCCACCATCAGACAAACTGAggaagcagctggaggaggagctgaagctAAGCGCCGCGAACCTGAAGAGTCACGCCTGGTACCATGGATGCATCCCGTGGGAG GTGTCAGAGAGCCTAGTGGTGAACCATGGAGatttcctcatcagggactctCGGTCCAGTCAGGGCGACTTTGTCCTCACCAGCCGCTGGGAgcataaaacatttcacttccTCATCAAGAAGACGATGGTTCATTCCAGTGAGACGTACACTAGGTTCCAGTACAGCCTGGATGGTGAGACCTTCGACTCCTTACCGGCTCTTGTTCACTTCTACGTGGGCGGCCGGGCAGCCCTGACCCAGTGGAGCGGAGCTAAAATTCACCAGCCTGTTAACAGGATCTTGCCTCTCAGCCACCTGGAGATGGCCTTCAGCACCACCGTCAGCCCACCATCCGGccacagagggaggaggagcggcAGCGTTGAAGGAGAGGACAGGCTCTGTCCGAGAAG TCCTTCCTGTCTCCGCCAGAGGGAGGCAGACTTTAACAGGGAGAAGGATGGTCAGCGAATGGCTGAAGAATCTTATCTATCTACTCCATACAACCACA CCTCACACTCAAGAAGTCCGAGCAGTAGCCGGGAAACCAGCGTGACTCTGTCCCCACCCTCTCCAAACAGCACTTTGCACACACAGCGCCTTGACACACCTCAGCCTCATCAGAACCTGGTCTCCACCTGCTCTGATACAGACGGAAGCTGCTACACAGAGCTATACCCTGGCACTCAGAGCTACGTGGACAGGCTGCGAGTGGAGGAAGGGTCATCAGCCATCGACCCACTGAGGGCGGAGGATGGGAATGTGTACTTCTCACCAGTGGTGGAGACAGTCTCTTGTTTCAAACCCAGTGGGTACCACTCTCAGCTGATGCCCAAGAATAACAAGCCCCTGGAGGTGGGCATCCTACGGAGGGTGAAGGAGCTCCTGGCCGAGGTTGACCCCAGCACTGCAGCCAAACACATCACCAAGGCTGACTGCATG GTGGCCAGGATTTTGGAGGTGACTCCAGAGGTTCAAAGGATGATGGGAGTTAATTCTGGGATGGAGCTCCTTACGTTGCCACATGGCCAACAGTTGAGGCTGGACCTGCTGGAGAG GTTTCAAACCATGGCGATCATGTTGGCCGTGGATGTGTTGGGCTGCACCGGGACAAATGAGGAGCGGGCCAGCCTTCTTCATAAAATGATCCAAATTGCGGCTGAGCTCAAGAGCACCATGGGGAATATGTTTGGCTTTGCCGCTGTCATGAAAGCGTTGGAGCTGCCACAG gtGTCCCGACTGGACCAGACGTGGATGGTGTTACGGCAGCGTCACACAGAGGCCGCTATTCTCTATGAGAAGACCCTGAGGCCATTTATGAAGAGCCTTAATGATGGAAGAG AAAGCTGTCCGCTGTCCAACACCACTTTCCCCCATGTCCTCCCTCTCCTAACCCTGCTGGAAAAGAGCATGGCGATGAGTGAGGGGACGGAGCCATGGGAGACGGTGGAAGTTGGGGTGGATGTGGTCATGTTCCACCTCGGGGCAGCAAGGACTATCGCTCAGCTGGGAGGCATCTACCGCTCCAACGCTGAGAGCAAACTGCAAG GTTTCCAGGAGCAGGCCGAGGTCCTAGAGCTTTTCTTGACTGATTTCCAGATGAGGCTGCTGTGGGGGAGCAGGGGAGCTGAGGAGAACCAGGCTCTGCGGTACTCAAAGTTCGACCAGGTGCTTACAGCTTTGTCCAACAAGCTGGAGCCCCCAGTCAGACGACACTGA
- the LOC125012534 gene encoding UDP-glucuronosyltransferase 2A1-like isoform X1 has protein sequence MYQPTFVTLAALLCSSSALVNGGKVLVYPMDGSHWVNMNVIIEELHSRGHEITVLRSYDAWYIKEDSPYYKCITMASSAGFDKDRFGSFVMRMVNMRRQGASFWTRISIQFELMNQFHQMHVDILQMIQEVFEDKKLMQSLHDAKYDLFLTDPAAGGGVFLGHRLGLPLVFNVRWTIQGEGHQAIAPAPLSYVPIPGSELTDKMTFTQRIKNMLIYFFTRFQIWYVTDSTYTAFVKRYFGSDVHYMELFQAADIWLMRNDFTFEFPRPTMPNVVYMSGFQCKPAKPLPKELEDFVQSSGEHGVIVMTLGTLVEKLPGDFAEDIAAAFAQLPQKVIWRHTGKRPSTLGNNTLILDWLPQNDLLGHPKTRVFVAHGGTNGIQEAIYHGVPLVGLPLMFDQPDNFFRMKARGVAKVLDIATVNKDNFLEALKEVLYEPSYNKNMKTLSSLHRDQPMKPLDKAMFWIEFVMRHKGAPHLRTESYKMSRIQYYSIDVIAFLLAVIMLIFTIFIFAVRLFWQMVFYRNRVKKE, from the coding sequence ATGTATCAACCGACCTTTGTGACACTTGCAGCATTGCTCTGCTCATCATCAGCCCTTGTAAATGGGGGTAAAGTCTTGGTATACCCTATGGATGGAAGCCACTGGGTTAACATGAATGTCATCATTGAGGAACTTCACTCCAGGGGCCACGAAATCACAGTGTTGCGGTCATATGATGCCTGGTACATCAAAGAAGACTCACCATACTACAAATGCATTACCATGGCTTCCTCTGCTGGTTTTGATAAGGATCGCTTTGGCTCATTTGTAATGAGAATGGTGAACATGCGGCGCCAGGGTGCTTCATTTTGGACTCGTATTTCGATTCAGTTTGAACTGATGAACCAGTTCCATCAGATGCATGTAGATATACTTCAGATGATACAAGAGGTGTTTGAGGATAAGAAACTGATGCAGAGTCTCCATGATGCCAAATATGATTTGTTTCTTACGGACCCTGCGGCTGGAGGAGGGGTTTTTCTGGGTCATCGTCTGGGTCTTCCTCTCGTCTTTAATGTTCGATGGACCATTCAGGGTGAGGGGCATCAAGCAATTGCACCTGCCCCACTTTCTTATGTTCCCATACCAGGGTCAGAGCTGACCGACAAGATGACTTTTACCCAGAGGATCAAGAACATGTTAATCTACTTCTTCACACGCTTTCAAATTTGGTATGTCACAGATTCAACCTACACAGCATTTGTCAAACGTTACTTCGGTAGTGATGTACATTACATGGAGTTGTTTCAGGCGGCAGATATCTGGCTGATGAGAAACGATTTCACCTTTGAGTTCCCACGACCTACAATGCCAAACGTTGTCTACATGTCAGGATTTCAGTGCAAACCTGCCAAGCCTCTGCCTAAAGAACTAGAGGATTTTGTGCAGAGCTCTGGTGAACACGGTGTCATTGTGATGACGTTGGGAACCTTGGTGGAAAAGCTTCCTGGCGACTTTGCTGAGGACATTGCCGCTGCTTTTGCCCAACTTCCTCAGAAGGTTATCTGGAGGCACACAGGCAAAAGGCCATCCACACTTGGCAACAATACCTTAATCTTGGACTGGCTACCCCAAAACGACCTCCTGGGTCACCCCAAGACCAGAGTGTTTGTGGCTCACGGAGGCACCAATGGAATCCAGGAGGCCATCTATCACGGTGTCCCCCTCGTCGGCCTGCCCCTCATGTTTGATCAACCAGACAACTTCTTCAGGATGAAAGCCAGGGGTGTGGCCAAAGTCCTTGACATTGCAACTGTGAACAAAGACAACTTCCTAGAGGCACTGAAAGAGGTGCTCTATGAACCATCCTACAACAAGAACATGAAGACACTGTCCAGTCTGCACAGAGATCAGCCCATGAAACCACTGGACAAAGCCATGTTCTGGATCGAGTTTGTCATGAGGCACAAAGGAGCCCCGCACCTAAGGACTGAGTCTTACAAGATGTCCAGGATACAGTACTACTCAATAGATGTGATTGCTTTTCTGCTTGCAGTTATTATGCTcatatttactatatttatttttgcagtaaGGCTTTTCTGGCAGATGGTATTTTACAGAAACAGAGTCAAAAAGGAATGA